DNA from Actinoplanes sp. SE50/110:
ACCGGCGGCGACTACGACGCGGTGGTGCTCGACCTGATGCTGCCGGGCCTCGACGGGCTGGCGGTCTGCCGCAAGCTGCGCGAGCGTGGGATCCGGGTGCCGGTGCTCATGCTCACCGCCCGCGGCGAGGTCCCCGACCGCATCGCCGGACTGGACGCCGGCGCCGACGACTACCTGAGCAAGCCGTTCTCCTTCGACGAACTGCTGGCCCGGCTCCGCGCCCTGCACCGCCGCGCGGCCGACCCGGCCATCGCCGAGCTGGCGGCCGGGGACCTGCGGCTGGACGCCGCCGCCCGCACGGTATACCGCAGCAGCACCGCCATCGAGCTGTCCGCCCGGGAGTTCGACATCCTCGCTCTGCTGATGAGCCGGGCCGGGCAGTGCGTCACCCGGTATCAGATCCTCGACGAGGTCTGGGACGGCGAGACTGACCTGCGCTCCAACGTCATCGACGTCTACATCGCCAGCCTGCGCGGCAAGGTCGACAAACCGTTCGCCCGGCAGGCGATCAGCACCGTGCGCGGCGCCGGCTACCGCCTCGAACGTGACGGCGGCTGACCATGGCCGAACCGCAACGCCCGTACCGGTGGCGGCGCCTGCCGCTGCGGGTCCGGCTGGTCGCCGGGTTCGCCATCGCCATGCTGATCGTGCTCACGGGCGCGGGCGGGTTCGTCTATCTGCGCGTGCGCTATGCCCTCGACCTGCGCCTCAACGAGGATCTCATCGCCCAGGCCGGCCAACTGACCAGCTCGGTGAATTCCGGCGGCCCGCCCGCCGTCACCACCGGCACCGAATACCAGCTGCTGGACGCCGCGAACCAGGTGGTGGCCGCGAGCACCGGCCTCAACGGCACTTCGCTGCTGAGCAGCGGCCAACTCGCCACCGCCCGCACGACCGCCGTCCGCACCGACCGCGGCCCGCTGTTTCCCATCCACGCCGACACCCTGCGCCTGTACGCCATCCCCGTGCACCCCGTCAGCGGGTCGGCGACGGTCGCCGTCGTCGCCCTGCGCCGCGACCAGCGCGATGAAGCCCTGCGCGAACTGATCGGCCAGCTCGCCCTGGCCAACCTCGCGGCCCTCGCTATCGCTTCGATGGTCAGCTACCGGCTCACCCGCGCCGCGCTCGCCCCCGTCGAGCGTTACCGCACCGAGGCCACCCGCATCGCCGGCGGCGCCACCGGCCTGCGGCTGGCCGTCCCGCAACGCACCGACGACGAGATCACCCGCCTGGGAAACACCCTCAACCAGATGCTCGCCGCCCTCGAAACAGCGCTGGATCGCGAACGGCAGTTCGTACACGACGCCAGCCACGAACTACGCACGCCATTGACGCTGATCAGCACCGAGATCGAGCTGGCCCTGCGCCGCCCGCGCAGCACCGCCGAACTCGAGGAGACCCTGCGCAACGTCGCCGGTGACGCCGACCGGCTCCGCGAGCTCGCCGACACACTGCTCACCGTCGGCGTCCAGCCGCCACCCGCGCCGGGCGACACCGTCGACCTCGGCGCACTCGCTGTTGACGCTGCGGCCCGCTACCCGAACACCCACGCCGAGCAGCACGCGCCGGCCGTGGCGTTCGGCGACGCCACCCGGCTCCAGCAGGTGGTCACCAACCTGCTCGACAACGCCACCCGCCACGGCACACCACCGATCACCATCACCACCGGCCGCCACAGCGACGCCGCCTACCTGCGCGTGCACGACCACGGACCGGGTATGGACCCCGGCTTCCTCGCCCACGCCACGGCCCGCTTCACCCGCGCCGACACCGCCCGCAGCACCCCGGGCACCGGCCTGGGCCTGGCCGTCGTCGAAGCCATCATCACCGCCCAGCACGGCGAGCTGCGACTGTGTGCCAACGGCACCCACCACCGCGTCGGCACCCACTTCCCGACCGGCTGCGACCACCCCGACAACGGCACCACCATCACGGTCCTGTTACCCGCCGCGACCGCATCTGAGCCGGCCCGATGATTATTTAGCGCGGCACAGCACCGGCGGACTGCTCCAGTGTCAGGCCAGGCCGGCGCGCTGGGCGATCATCTGCTGAAAGTGCGGGCAGGTGGCGACGTCCCGGTGGCTGCAGGTGAGGGCGCAGTCCAAGAGGGCGAGCGCGGCTTGCTGGCGGGCGATGCGCTCGGCCAGAGCGTCGCGCTGGTGCTGCAATGCCTGCTGCCGGGTGCCCGGATCGTCGCAGGTGATCATGTGGTGGATGGCGTCGAGACTCAGGCCGGCGTCCTTGGCGCGCAGGATGACCGCGATGCGGATGAGGTCGGCCCGGTGGTAGCGGCGGTGACCGTCGCGGGTGCGTTCGGGGCTCAGCAGCCCCATCGACTCCCAGTGCCGCAGCACGTGCGCGGCGACACCGAAGCGCTGCCCGGCCTGCCCGATGCCCAGGACCGGATCATCAGAGGTTGACTTGAGGTCGACCTGAGACTCCACCCTCGCAGGATGACACATACCACGCAACACGCCACGACCCGTGATGACCCGGCCGCGATGGTGGCCCTGCTCGACGCTGCCGAGCAACAACCGGACGCGGTCACCTTGCGGCAGCACTCCTACGACCTGCTGCACCTGGAAACAGGTGACACGGTGATCGACGTCGGGGCCGGCACCGGCCCGGGCCGTGGCCGAGCTGGCTGGCCGGGGTGTCACCGCGATCGGCGTCGACGTGTCCGAGGCCATGGTGGCTCTTGGCCGGAGCCGGTATCCGGGGGCCGATCTGCGGGTCGGGGCCGCGGAGCAGCTACCCCTGGGCGACGGTAAGGCCGCCGGGTACCGGGCCGACAAGGTGTTCCATGAACTGAGCGACCCGGCGGCGGCCGTGGCCGAGGCGCGGCGGGTGCTGCGGCCGGGTGGCCGCATCGTGCTGCTTGGCCAGGACTGGGACACGATCGTGATCGACGCTGATGACGGCTCGCTGACCCGGCGCATCGTGCAGGCCCGCGCCGATGCCGTTCGCTGGCCGCGGGTGGCTCGCGCCTATCGGACGCTGCTGCTCGACGCAGGCTTCGAGCAGGTGTCTTTGCAGGTGCGCACGGGCGTGTTCACCGGCGGGCTCATGCTGCCCATGCTCACCGGCTTCGCCCATGCTGCGGTCAAGGCCGCGGCGATCACGCCCGCGCAGGCCGACACCTGGCTGGCGGAGCAACGTAATCGTGCGGCAGTCGATCGGTTTCTGCTCGCCCTGCCCCTTTTCGTCGGCGCAGCGACCAACCCGGACCGCAGGTAAGTGACCGGCCACTATCTACGCCCCCGTTGAACGCTTGGCTTTCGAAATCCGTACCCTCCTCAGGCAAAGCCATGCGATCCGTCGACGCCGCACCGGCAGCAAGGAGAACGGTGGACCATGCCGGTCATCGCGCTGCCGGCGTCGCGTAGGTACGCGGCTGCCGGTGGTGCCATCCGCTCTCCCCGCGCCAGCGTGGCCGTTTGGCGGCGGGGCCGGGTGGCCGCGGTGTGGCGGCTGCTGCGGCTGCTGCTGATCGCCGGCACCGCCCTCGGCGTCGCGACTTTGCACACGCTTGGGCACACCGACGTTGGCCTCGACGAACACCGGATGTTCCCGCTCGGCGGCGGGCAAGCGCTAACCACCACCGTCGCAGTTCTTCCCGGTATCCAGATCGCCGCTGCCGACGATGACGGCGGCTGCGACGGCGACGGCTGTACGCAGAGCGCGCTGGTCGGCACCAGCCGCGAAGCCTGGCACAGCTGGCAGGTTTGCCAGGCGATCCTAAGCCCCGTCGCGGTCGCCGTGGCGGTCACCGCCACCCGGCCCACTCCCATCGCCGGGTCCCGCCGGCCAAGTGCGCACCAACGCACACCTGTCGGCCAGGCCCGAGCCCCGGTCGGGCTCACGCTCGCGAGCACCGCGGTCTTGCGCACATAACAAGCCTGCCGGCTGCCGCCCGCGGCGGCCCACCAACGCAGCGCACCTTGTGCCATCACCCCCGCGAAGCTGTCCCACGTCGAACAACGGGCCGGACCATCATGCCCGGCACATTGCTGATCAAGACCCGCGCTCGACAGAGCCGCGTCCAGTGACACGACGACCTGGCAGCACCCCGAAAGGACCCCCCTTTTGCTTGCCACCCGACATGCCGCGGCACTACGCCGGCGC
Protein-coding regions in this window:
- a CDS encoding response regulator transcription factor — translated: MRVLVVEDEPRLASLLARGLREAGHDADVRHTGGDGLLAATGGDYDAVVLDLMLPGLDGLAVCRKLRERGIRVPVLMLTARGEVPDRIAGLDAGADDYLSKPFSFDELLARLRALHRRAADPAIAELAAGDLRLDAAARTVYRSSTAIELSAREFDILALLMSRAGQCVTRYQILDEVWDGETDLRSNVIDVYIASLRGKVDKPFARQAISTVRGAGYRLERDGG
- a CDS encoding HAMP domain-containing sensor histidine kinase, producing the protein MAEPQRPYRWRRLPLRVRLVAGFAIAMLIVLTGAGGFVYLRVRYALDLRLNEDLIAQAGQLTSSVNSGGPPAVTTGTEYQLLDAANQVVAASTGLNGTSLLSSGQLATARTTAVRTDRGPLFPIHADTLRLYAIPVHPVSGSATVAVVALRRDQRDEALRELIGQLALANLAALAIASMVSYRLTRAALAPVERYRTEATRIAGGATGLRLAVPQRTDDEITRLGNTLNQMLAALETALDRERQFVHDASHELRTPLTLISTEIELALRRPRSTAELEETLRNVAGDADRLRELADTLLTVGVQPPPAPGDTVDLGALAVDAAARYPNTHAEQHAPAVAFGDATRLQQVVTNLLDNATRHGTPPITITTGRHSDAAYLRVHDHGPGMDPGFLAHATARFTRADTARSTPGTGLGLAVVEAIITAQHGELRLCANGTHHRVGTHFPTGCDHPDNGTTITVLLPAATASEPAR
- a CDS encoding MerR family transcriptional regulator translates to MESQVDLKSTSDDPVLGIGQAGQRFGVAAHVLRHWESMGLLSPERTRDGHRRYHRADLIRIAVILRAKDAGLSLDAIHHMITCDDPGTRQQALQHQRDALAERIARQQAALALLDCALTCSHRDVATCPHFQQMIAQRAGLA
- a CDS encoding methyltransferase domain-containing protein yields the protein MAELAGRGVTAIGVDVSEAMVALGRSRYPGADLRVGAAEQLPLGDGKAAGYRADKVFHELSDPAAAVAEARRVLRPGGRIVLLGQDWDTIVIDADDGSLTRRIVQARADAVRWPRVARAYRTLLLDAGFEQVSLQVRTGVFTGGLMLPMLTGFAHAAVKAAAITPAQADTWLAEQRNRAAVDRFLLALPLFVGAATNPDRR